The following are from one region of the Microtus pennsylvanicus isolate mMicPen1 chromosome 15, mMicPen1.hap1, whole genome shotgun sequence genome:
- the Mzt1 gene encoding mitotic-spindle organizing protein 1, giving the protein MASGSGAGAAAAANLNAVRETMDVLLEISKILNTGLDMETLSICVRLCEQGINPEALSSVIKELRKGSEALKAAENTS; this is encoded by the exons ATGGCCAGTGGCAGCGGcgcgggtgcggcggccgcggccAACCTGAACGCGGTGAGGGAGACCATGGATG TTCTGCTTGAGATTTCAAAGATTTTGAATACCGGTTTAGATATGGAAACGCTATCTATTTGTGTACGACTTTGTGAACAAGGAATCAACCCAGAAGCTTTATCGTCTGTTATTAAGGAGCTTCGCAAGGGTTCTGAAGCACTAAAG GCTGCCGAAAATACAAGCTGA